The Haloplanus salinarum genome includes a region encoding these proteins:
- a CDS encoding Na(+)/H(+) antiporter subunit D, whose product MTGPLTALPPGVVVLAAALATGLAGGRRRLAHLLGGGTTALVTVWIWLVPEGTHLTGRLFGFDAVFFNVDPFSWVVGLVFAFIGTVAVGYSWATGAESKQTAYALTYVGSSLGAVFAGDWLTLIVWWELMAVTSTLLVWDYGGKAVRAGFRYALLHGIGGSLLLAAIVWHYAAVGSVLFSAADGIVGTVPQVLAALGIGVNVGFIGLHAWLPDTYPRPHIAASVFLCVYTTKTGVYGMYRAFPEGHLWVAYMGGAMAVFGAAAALLQNDMRRLLSYHIQSQVGYMVAGVGIGGALAQAGAFGHVFNHILYKSLLFMTAGAVIYRTGEENLKYLGGLARKMPVTAAAFTVAALSIAGFPGFNGFVSKGIVISASHYEFVKGPLVVGDFYTLELLLLVGGVGTFLSFIKFGYYAFLHGPYEGDPVTPAPRAQQVPMLLVATLCVFYGVFDGALFGLLPFDVTDGSVVGHVYHTYTVPHIVEGLVLAAAGVVGFAVLKKPLSKVGRVPDVDAGYNPLVFYGTRALVHGVTETYAAVDRAAVGLADRAAAVRADPAPLSRYRADIGGSIFILMLVLGGVLAWLGIV is encoded by the coding sequence GTGACGGGACCGCTCACCGCGCTCCCGCCGGGGGTCGTCGTCCTCGCCGCGGCGCTCGCGACCGGTCTCGCCGGCGGACGACGCCGCCTCGCCCACCTGCTCGGCGGGGGGACGACCGCACTCGTGACGGTCTGGATCTGGCTGGTCCCCGAGGGGACGCACCTGACCGGGCGGCTCTTCGGCTTCGACGCCGTCTTCTTCAACGTCGATCCGTTCTCATGGGTCGTCGGCCTCGTCTTCGCCTTCATCGGGACCGTCGCCGTCGGTTACTCGTGGGCGACCGGTGCGGAGAGCAAGCAGACGGCCTACGCGCTCACCTACGTCGGGTCGAGCCTCGGCGCCGTCTTCGCCGGCGACTGGCTGACCCTGATCGTCTGGTGGGAGCTGATGGCGGTGACGAGTACGCTCCTCGTCTGGGACTACGGCGGGAAGGCCGTGCGCGCCGGCTTCCGGTACGCGCTCCTCCACGGCATCGGGGGGAGCCTCCTGCTGGCGGCCATCGTGTGGCACTACGCCGCCGTCGGATCCGTCCTCTTCAGCGCCGCCGACGGCATCGTCGGGACGGTGCCACAGGTGCTCGCCGCCCTCGGCATCGGCGTCAACGTCGGCTTTATCGGCCTGCACGCGTGGCTCCCCGACACCTACCCGAGACCCCACATCGCGGCGAGCGTCTTCCTCTGTGTCTACACCACCAAGACCGGCGTCTACGGCATGTACCGGGCGTTCCCCGAGGGCCACCTCTGGGTCGCCTACATGGGCGGTGCGATGGCCGTCTTCGGCGCGGCCGCGGCGCTCCTCCAGAACGACATGCGACGGCTGCTCTCCTATCACATCCAGTCGCAGGTGGGCTACATGGTCGCGGGCGTAGGCATCGGCGGCGCGCTGGCGCAGGCCGGCGCGTTCGGCCACGTGTTCAACCACATCCTCTACAAGAGCCTCCTCTTCATGACCGCTGGCGCCGTGATCTACCGGACCGGCGAGGAGAACCTGAAGTACCTCGGCGGACTGGCGCGGAAGATGCCCGTCACCGCCGCGGCTTTCACCGTCGCCGCGCTCTCCATCGCCGGCTTCCCCGGGTTCAACGGCTTCGTCAGCAAGGGGATCGTCATCTCCGCCAGCCACTACGAGTTCGTGAAGGGGCCCCTCGTCGTCGGCGACTTCTACACGCTCGAGTTGCTACTCCTCGTCGGGGGCGTCGGCACGTTCCTGTCGTTCATCAAGTTCGGCTACTACGCCTTCCTCCACGGGCCGTACGAGGGCGACCCCGTGACGCCGGCCCCGCGGGCACAGCAGGTCCCGATGCTGCTCGTCGCGACGCTGTGTGTGTTCTACGGCGTCTTCGACGGCGCGCTGTTCGGCCTGCTCCCGTTCGACGTGACCGACGGAAGCGTCGTCGGGCACGTCTACCACACGTACACCGTCCCTCACATCGTCGAGGGACTCGTCCTCGCCGCGGCGGGCGTCGTCGGCTTCGCGGTCCTGAAAAAGCCGCTGTCGAAGGTCGGTCGGGTGCCCGACGTGGACGCCGGGTACAACCCCCTCGTCTTCTACGGGACGCGGGCGCTGGTCCACGGGGTGACCGAGACGTACGCGGCCGTCGACCGGGCCGCCGTCGGCCTCGCCGACCGGGCCGCCGCCGTCCGCGCCGACCCCGCCCCGCTCTCCCGGTATCGCGCCGACATCGGCGGGAGCATCTTCATCCTCATGCTCGTCCTCGGCGGCGTCCTCGCGTGGCTGGGCATCGTCTGA
- a CDS encoding proton-conducting transporter membrane subunit has product MTDIASLRPALAVAVAAVAVVPILASARRPNLREGWTVLAAVGSFALVASMLPGALDGTVYVADLGTLVAGVEFSLQADPLGLLFATVASLLWLVTSFYSIGYMRGLDEGDQTRYFAAFAASVAAALGVAFAANLVTIFVFYELLTVATYPLVTHDETPEARAAGRKYLAYTFGGGVAVLAGTVLVATMADTTAFAAGGIDALATADPVLARAAFVLLIGGFGVKAALMPLHSWLPDAMVAPTPVSGLLHAVAVVKSGVFGIARVVLDVYGVDLTGALGMGLPLAVVAAATLTLASVIALRQDNLKRRLAFSTVSQLSYIVLGIAILDPTSIVGGLLHIPAHAFMKLTLFFTAGAIHVETHTDDISDMAGIGKRMPLTMLAFGVAAAGMAGIPLVAGFVSKWYLLIGSVSADQAVFAVVLLVSGVLNIAYFWPVFYQAFFEAEDEHDAKPLVEFPLGGESRSILPAEPTPDSGAVTDGGHDGADGHDDHGYDKHDEHGHDDEHDDDHGGPPVGGWERRGWVGGESTWFMLGPILAAMVGAVLIGVVPETAVFLRLVDVIVEGATGVSVL; this is encoded by the coding sequence ATGACCGACATCGCCTCACTCAGACCGGCTCTGGCCGTCGCCGTCGCGGCGGTGGCCGTGGTACCGATCCTCGCCTCCGCCCGTCGACCGAACCTCCGCGAGGGGTGGACCGTGCTCGCGGCCGTGGGATCGTTCGCCCTCGTCGCCAGCATGCTCCCCGGCGCCCTCGACGGGACGGTCTACGTGGCCGACCTCGGGACGCTCGTCGCCGGCGTGGAGTTCTCCCTGCAGGCCGACCCGCTGGGACTGCTCTTTGCGACCGTCGCCAGCCTGCTCTGGTTGGTGACCAGTTTCTACAGCATCGGCTACATGCGCGGGCTGGACGAGGGCGATCAGACGCGCTACTTCGCGGCCTTCGCCGCGAGCGTCGCCGCCGCCCTCGGCGTCGCCTTCGCCGCCAACCTCGTCACCATCTTCGTCTTCTACGAACTCCTGACCGTCGCGACGTATCCGCTCGTCACCCACGACGAGACGCCCGAGGCGCGGGCCGCCGGCCGGAAGTACCTCGCGTACACCTTCGGCGGCGGCGTGGCCGTCCTCGCGGGGACGGTGCTGGTCGCGACGATGGCGGACACCACGGCCTTCGCCGCGGGCGGCATCGACGCCCTCGCGACCGCCGACCCCGTCCTCGCTCGGGCAGCCTTCGTCCTCCTGATCGGCGGCTTCGGCGTGAAGGCGGCGCTCATGCCGCTGCATTCGTGGCTCCCCGACGCGATGGTGGCGCCCACACCCGTCTCGGGGCTGCTCCACGCCGTCGCCGTCGTCAAGAGCGGCGTCTTCGGCATCGCGCGCGTCGTTCTCGACGTCTACGGCGTCGACCTCACCGGCGCGCTCGGGATGGGCCTGCCGCTCGCCGTCGTCGCCGCCGCGACGCTCACGCTCGCCAGCGTCATCGCGCTCCGCCAGGACAACCTCAAACGCCGGCTGGCGTTCTCGACGGTGAGTCAGCTCTCCTACATCGTCCTCGGCATCGCCATCCTCGATCCCACGTCGATCGTGGGCGGCCTCCTGCACATCCCCGCTCACGCGTTCATGAAGCTCACTCTCTTCTTCACCGCCGGCGCCATCCACGTCGAGACCCACACCGACGACATCAGCGACATGGCCGGCATCGGCAAGCGGATGCCCCTGACCATGCTCGCCTTCGGCGTCGCCGCCGCGGGTATGGCCGGCATCCCGCTGGTCGCCGGCTTCGTCAGCAAGTGGTACCTCCTGATCGGGAGCGTGAGCGCCGACCAGGCCGTCTTCGCCGTCGTCCTCCTGGTCTCGGGCGTCCTCAACATCGCGTACTTCTGGCCCGTGTTCTATCAGGCCTTCTTCGAGGCCGAGGACGAACACGACGCCAAGCCGCTCGTGGAGTTCCCCCTCGGCGGCGAGTCGCGGTCGATCCTCCCCGCGGAGCCGACGCCCGACTCCGGCGCCGTCACGGACGGCGGGCACGACGGGGCGGACGGGCACGACGACCACGGATACGACAAACACGACGAGCACGGACACGACGACGAACACGACGACGACCACGGCGGCCCGCCCGTCGGCGGGTGGGAACGCCGAGGCTGGGTCGGCGGCGAGAGCACGTGGTTCATGCTCGGGCCCATCCTCGCGGCGATGGTGGGTGCGGTTCTCATCGGCGTCGTCCCCGAGACGGCGGTGTTCCTGCGCCTCGTCGACGTCATCGTCGAGGGCGCCACCGGGGTGAGCGTCCTGTGA